The segment ACCATAATAAGCAAAACACAAGATTCCGAAGAAGAGGATCTTGTAGAAATAATTCCTAGATCATACATGCCTTACTacttcatatcacatacatacctatcataCAAAATTTCTTAAACCATATAAAGATATGCATAAAAAAGTAATTCTTTAATCTAAAAATTCTTTAGACATATATTTTCAATTACAAACCGaatgaatttttgaaaaaaatattctaTATCCCTTTCCATTCTTGGGTCAACTCTAATGCAGACAATAAGAAATAAAAGTGAGTGTAACAGCAGAAAGACTGAATTGTCAATTTATTCATCAAACAATATGATATATATTTGTAGCTtgcaaatatattaatttatttaatagcaCACTAAAAATAATTAACAGCAATTGACAACTAACCGAAACTGTTCAAcatcaaactaaatttaactataACAATCTACAGACATGAACACATGTACACGTATGGAAAAACTTCCAAACTAACACCCACTCAACATAACACTACCGTATATTAATTCTAACACACATATAGATTTTCCTACATAATAACCATTACGTTATCTTCATAATCCCAGGGTCGCCTCCTTCATCTCCTCAAAGCACTCGTTAAAACACTTGGTCATAGTATCAGTATTTATATAACCTTTGGTGCCAATCACTTGCAACCTTATTCTTCCCATGTAGCTCACTACCGTAAAAAGAAGCGTCTGCAAAACCAACAATCCCTTACATCAAAAGACATCCTTCAAAGAAAAACAGATTTTAGCATAATGTGACAGATGAAACTTCATTTAGCAGAATCTTCTTACATCAAAAGTCTCTGATAGATAGTCACATTACATTCATAATCAAAAAATGTTGTAAGACATTCATACATACTGAAGGCTTTTTGGGCAACAATTTTCTTATCAGGCTACTAAAGTGCTTACCTGAGGAAGCCCCGATACCGAGAAAGAGATGCTCTTAACTGGAATTTGATTGATTGCTATCTTATCCGTCGGGCCAATCATATTCGTTATTACCATTGTTGTGTTTGCGAGAGTATTATACATAGCAGTAGCAGATGCCTGCAATGCTTGACAAAACAAAGCTTTAATTCCAAGCCAATATTTCCAATCATATATAAATAATGAAATAATACTCGGCATAAATCGCATACCTGTCGGCCTAGATAAGACAGTAATCTTCCAGTTAGGAAGACTTCAAGAGACATTTTCTTTCTGTCCATGGTTTGTTTTGCTTTTCGTACGAAGTCTAATGGACTATCTGCACTAGCTACAGGGATGGCGATATGTACCATCCCAAAGCGGTTTCCCCAAGGAGATTGACTGTTAGGTTTCAGCAGATCTTTTATATCCTGTAAAAATTCACAAAAAATTACGGTATTTTGTAGTTTTGAAACTAATTCCATGCTAAAAAAAACTTGCATATTTCTATTCTGAAAAGGTAGAGATTGATTGTATAGTACATTAAGTCTTGATATTGCTCTCGTGTTCACGGCTACAATCCCTGTTACTTTTTGCTTCGCCATTTCCTTCCTTGCTTCTGCCATTTCTCCTGTAAAAACCAGAGCTAATTACTCACCATCCATCATTCAGGATATTGTACAATGAGCTATAATGAGTCAAAATTGCACTTGAAGTAAAAGaactttttgttttgtttgatgaAGTTGAATAATTCTGAATGAATGAACCCATTCATAATCAAGTTTTGTTATTGCTAGACTTTAACATATTATAAATCACGAGAGAAAAATTATGTCCCAAACAATTCTCACAAAATAGATATTCTCAATTATTAATTCTCCACCAAAAAAGATCTCGACCAAAAAAGATTCAACCTATAGCTTGTGCCTAATGATAAATATCCCATATAAAACCCTTAAAAAGTAGAATTAGAAATAAAAAACATTCATTGTCTTGACTCGCACCTTGACAAAGAGTTATTTGTAGGTATCGTTGAAATCCACAGAATATTACACCCATTAGCACATCATTTACCGTCTGCAGAAGCATTTTATCAAAATAAGCTAGAGATAATGAACAAGTtagaaataatatatattaaacataGAAATATCAAATGAGAGGGAGATGAATGCTTACCCCTCCGACATAGTTCTTTATTTTTTTGACATCTTCCATGAGGAAAGTGGTAGAGGACATGATTTTAGGCAGCATCTCAACACCAGGAGGTCCTCGAATGGGCAGCTTGCTATCATCCATCCATATAACTCTTAGGAAGCTGCTAATGAGATCAGACACAGTGTACCAAATTACAAGGACAAGCACAAATAGCCTCTGAAATATGTAATACACAAATTCAGTGGAAACCCATGTATGGTATGGAATAGTTTTGTGAGCTGCAGATTTAAGTGAAGGAAAGTTAAGAGGGAGATTGGGGTTGTCTGCTCTGGTCACACAACAAAGTAGTAAGGACATTAGGGTAATACCATCTCCTAAGGAGTGGTGCATGTTTATAATCAATGTGGCTTTCGCACTGCTTGTATTGTAGTTTAGAAGGTGAAATGCCCACAAAGGCCTGCACTGGGCAAGAGGTGTAAGATGTATATTGCCAATATAATCATTCACAATCTCATCATATTCACTTTGGCCGTGAGGAAATTCTGGAACAACTACATGATCATCCACGTTCACTTCAGTTTTAATCCAATACAGCTCTCCATGTCTATCTTGGATCTACCATTaaacaaaaacattcaacaataataattatttaaaaatactgGTTTACAAAATCTCAAGCTTTGTGTAGTCAAAGATTTATCGTATTTAAACCGTAGTCACAAGCTATAATACATAAACATCAAAATCATTCATAATTATTAGAGTATGAGCTAATGAAAAACATCACAGATTTTAATAAATTGCATAGATATGTCTTTTACAAGTATAAAAAGCTGCATACCATCGTATTACAAAACCGGGGGTTGCTTGGCAAAAGAATATTTTTTATGGCTTGCTTCACGCTGCAGATATCAATGGCTTCTTCCAGCTCAAATATCGCTTGGACGGATACAGAAAGAAACGATGTATTGAGTGTCTGACTGAAGGGACTAACCACCTCGCAGTCATTACTGTGTACAAACTTCGTTTTCAGACTGAGGTCCATGAAACAAAAGCTTGTAACATCTAGTCGATCAAATTCGATGCTTTGAAGGTCACAATAAAGCTCGCTAGATATAAAAGTTCTACTGATCATCTCTCCACATCGTGCATTTATTTTAGCATTGAAAGTTGCAATGACCATATGCTATTAGACATGACAGATCCACTGTAGGAAGGGCACTGGCTAAGCAGCTGACAAAATGGCCCGCCCCATGCCATGCATCCTCATCCACCATCCCACGTACGACGTACATGACTTCTGCGAAAAGGACAGATCCCCATGCCATAACTGTCTTCCGTCAGAGCTGTCCCTTCAATCCTATGGGAACTGTGCCCACATTTGCTTCCCCACTCCGTGacattttttcagttttttttacCAAGTCAGTGGGGGGgaggaaagttttttttttctaaatgtaTGATTATAtgtttaaattgaaataatttattttaatttattttataattttttatttattatttttaatttttttgggttatatttgtaaaataataaattaataattaataattaataatgtatttaaattttttatttattatatttttttattttttaagctaTATTTGTAAAAGAATAAATTGatagttaattatatatttaatttttttaaatagtaagctatatgttaaatttttaaaaattttaaatttgtaaAGCTCAATTCCCCTTTTCAATATATAAAtgatttgttcattttttttattcaattttcaagtgtgattttttcatttttttcttcaattttcaacTGTGGTGTGGTGTGAAACTTATCTTTAATGGTTGGTTGGAAGAATATAAATACCAAAATGGATGCTatagctaataatccaaataatttTTATAGTTTGAATCAATAATTTCACCAAAACTTTTAGTATGGAAAATAAAAATTActtaagaaagaaaataaaattaagtaATGCTAAAATAACTTACTTATTTCTTATGTTAATGTAATTTtagtatctttttggaaaaagattatAAATATTAGATAAAAGGCATGTCTTTAGatttagttttatttattattGTGTAATTATAATTTTGttgattaaattaaaataaaaagattttaatTGGTTATTGTTATACAGGATTTAAATATTGCAAAAGATATTGAAAAATGGTAAATTTATTATTAagttatttttataaataaatgatgaaataaaatTAATGTAATTTAAGTTAaagtaatataaaaatattaaaaagttcTAAGTTGTTACTTCATTTTCAAAATCATATGTAAAAATAAGTTTTACAGAATGTGTAGAATAAACTACAAATATTGTGTATAATTTATCCATTCTACTTTTATTACTTATTTACTAAATTTGAACAAAAATGCTATAGTTTGAATTTAAGTTTTTATGcgttttcttttatgtttgattttatttaaaaactttaaatacattattaattattaatttaatataaattattatttcaaacaaattaataaataaaaaaattgtaaaaaatatgaaaataaattattttagtttaaaaaatataatcaaacatttaaaaaaatcaaattaaaaaaatttaattttttaaaaattaaacatatagcctattatttaaaaaaattaaatatataattaactatttatttattattttacaaatataacttaaaaaatagaaaaatataataaataaaaaattataaaaaatattaaaataaattatttcaatttaaacatataatcatacatttaaaaaaaaatcctttccTCCTCCCCCACGGACGTAGTCAAAACAATTGAAAATATGTCACGGGAGTGGGAAAGCAAATTTGGGCACAGTTCCATAAGATTGAAGGGACAGTTCTAACAGCAGACTTTTATGACATGGGGTCCGTCCTTTTTTCAGAAGTCATGTACACCGTACGTGGGATGGCCGTGGATGGAGATGCATGGCATCGAGCAggccattttgtccgctgcataGCCAGTGCCTAGATACAGGCATAGCCTGCACTTATCATCTATTCCATGCGCGCTAAATATTAGCATTGAAAGTTACACGTACCAGATTTAACATTTCTGCGCATTCTTTATATCAGTCACTATGAGACACCTAATTTCTGTGAGGGCtttaattcaaaacaaaaaaagatcGGGGCTTAAATTCAGTTTACTGCCGATTGCAGGCATGAAATGTCCCATTCTGATCTATATAATGATATCTGTACGATGGAATTTGTAAGCATCTGCTCAAGCGCTTTTCAGGGTCATGCATTGAatatttttcctacaaaatagtacctgtcaaaaataaaaaatctgtAAATCACAATGAAATTTTATACCATTTTTACTGGTTCAATTTTCTTACTCTTCCTTCTCAATGCtataaaaatgcaaaaaaactaCTTGAAAATAATTCTATTATGCAAATTTGTGTTTGTATGGAGAATAGCCATCACCACAATAATTAAttgtatatttttattctttttcagtaaatttttttttataagaaatAAAATGCTATTAAGTCTACGTAGTTGAAAGAGACTTAAAAATACAAACTTTCAGGGATTACAATTATCATATGATGGGATAAATCTTGAAGCTACGAAAATAAAGAAGCAACCTAAAAAATTATGTTAGAGTAAACTCATCAAATATCAATTCCTTGTAAATAATTGCTTGAAAATGCAATAGTACTTCTAGCCTTCCAAATATGCTTTATACTGACTTTTTAAATGAATTAGCAATCACATAATTAAGTAGTTCAAACCTAGAAACATCTTCTTTCTCATGTTAAAAAATAGCATGGAGTCTTAAAAACAATAGTCCATTGTTTTTAACAAAAGGACAAATCCCAAAAGATAGATATTATATTTTGAGTGCATGAGCAAAAAGGGCAATTGACTACCTCAACTATAATGCATTTCACACTATCTCCAATAGGTTGTTTGTAATGTAAAAAATTTTAGGCCAAAACTTGTGTCCCTAAATTGTTTTCTATTTCTATATTTGTGCATTCATTTTGGTCCACATTTTAGAGTTAAACCTACATTTCCATTTATAATTGAAGCGAGGGATGATATACCACTAAGGAAGAGACCAAATAAAACCTTTCTTTAACGAGAGATAATTGAAATGATTAGAGAATATCCATCTCCAGTCCTTTAACAACTTGCATTCTCTGGGAGTGCATATTTTTATAGACAACTCAAGAGGGATTAATGATTTCACAAACATCATAAATTATTTATATGTGAAGTTCAACCCATATAATTCTTTGATTTTCTACCATGAAACCTATTCAAAGGCTTTAAAATCCCTAATATATTCAAATTGTCAAGATCATTTTTTTACAAGTAGTAGGCATACCTAGGAAAGCAAAAAGCCACAATTGACTATGATCATTAATAAGTTTATCCCACCAATTTGAAAAGAAGAAAAACTAAAAGCATGTTAGTCATTCCACTTTATAATTTGACAAACTTGTTGTTGAGCTTTCCAAATGGACTATAAATGAAAGGAAAAGGTCTTGATTTTAAATAACAAAGACATTATAATATTATCTAACCAATCCattgattattatttattgttCACTACAACTTGAACGATTTTATGATGAACAAGGATTTTCTAAGCTCCTCCCCTTTAGTATCTCTAATAGTCCACTTTACGACATGGCCTAACCCTTGAATTTTTGGATATATGAATCCCAATTCACTATTATACTTTGGTTGCATGCAATGATActaagaagaattaatgaaatgaGCATTACCATCTTATTTAAACTAGTTTTATTTTCTAATTAACTTATTCAATTCTTCATATGATTTCTTAGTTGACATCTAATATGATGAGTAATACACATGGGTGGTAATTAAAACTTTATTAGCAAGTTGAATTTTACTAGATATTGATAAGAATGCATTacattgtagtgtcctaaattacaCCCCATGTAATTCTACGCTACATAAGTGCCTCTACTTTACATCAATTAGATATCTTCTTGATCgccttgtccttttgtccatctcACTTGCCCCATGAGCCTTCACATTGTCCTTTTCATACCATGTTGACTGTTTGACTTATAGACACTAGTGCACCATGGAGACATTTACATGTAACACTAGTGTCCCACGAATCTGACAGTCTAAaggtggccatttgagcattatTCCTACACCTAGAAGATGCTTGTAATGACTTTGTGCATATTCACCAACATCTGCCTTCATTCCAACTTGTTTATCTTCCCTCTTGAAGCTCATTTTATCTCTCTAGTTTCTCATTTGATCACTCTACTTTCTGCTCAAACTTTCTTCTTGTATCTACGCTTGTTCATGATCATTTGGAAGCTCTCTTTCATCGCATACTTGGCTCTC is part of the Cryptomeria japonica chromosome 10, Sugi_1.0, whole genome shotgun sequence genome and harbors:
- the LOC131068832 gene encoding wax ester synthase/diacylglycerol acyltransferase 3; amino-acid sequence: MDLSLKTKFVHSNDCEVVSPFSQTLNTSFLSVSVQAIFELEEAIDICSVKQAIKNILLPSNPRFCNTMIQDRHGELYWIKTEVNVDDHVVVPEFPHGQSEYDEIVNDYIGNIHLTPLAQCRPLWAFHLLNYNTSSAKATLIINMHHSLGDGITLMSLLLCCVTRADNPNLPLNFPSLKSAAHKTIPYHTWVSTEFVYYIFQRLFVLVLVIWYTVSDLISSFLRVIWMDDSKLPIRGPPGVEMLPKIMSSTTFLMEDVKKIKNYVGGTVNDVLMGVIFCGFQRYLQITLCQGEMAEARKEMAKQKVTGIVAVNTRAISRLNDIKDLLKPNSQSPWGNRFGMVHIAIPVASADSPLDFVRKAKQTMDRKKMSLEVFLTGRLLSYLGRQASATAMYNTLANTTMVITNMIGPTDKIAINQIPVKSISFSVSGLPQTLLFTVVSYMGRIRLQVIGTKGYINTDTMTKCFNECFEEMKEATLGL